The Geotrypetes seraphini chromosome 8, aGeoSer1.1, whole genome shotgun sequence genome includes a region encoding these proteins:
- the LOC117365891 gene encoding adenosine receptor A1-like — protein MDNPSNSSCFQDLNGSCPSPSNAHLLSMSMPYFAIEGVTAFIAIIGNLFICTVILRDKKLRIINNYFLVSLAMADILVGAVGVPCAVLTNIGIPKSNRYLCVLMLCSLIVCTLASVFGLLAIAVERYISIVKPFHYDSLMTPKNSLLIILACWTLAILSGLVPLMGWHKPFPLSGECLFEDLIANTYMVYFIFLGCMLVPLSIMFFLYGRIFMEVKHQIRRIAKWEVDISREKKRQMIIRKEVQTATSLFIVLFCFAFCWLPINILNLIFFFWPSYQIPSQVTLTAVIFSHANSAFNPVLYVFRMRFFWEAFQSVFSCLYFPTTISRFSNSNLTPSQEISDQRLEIRTMSLPGK, from the coding sequence ATGGACAACCCATCAAATTCTTCCTGCTTTCAGGATCTCAATGGGAGTTGCCCCTCACCCTCTAATGCCCACCTGCTGAGCATGAGTATGCCTTACTTTGCCATAGAAGGGGTCACTGCCTTTATAGCAATCATTGGTAACCTCTTCATCTGCACTGTTATCCTGCGAGACAAAAAGCTCCGGATAATCAACAATTACTTTTTGGTATCATTAGCTATGGCAGATATTTTGGTTGGCGCTGTAGGTGTTCCTTGTGCAGTACTAACAAACATTGGGATACCCAAATCTAACCGTTACCTGTGCGTGCTGATGCTATGTTCTTTGATAGTGTGCACTCTGGCTTCAGTTTTTGGACTGCTGGCTATAGCAGTAGAACGTTATATTTCCATCGTAAAACCTTTCCACTATGATTCTTTGATGACTCCCAAGAACTCCCTGCTGATCATCCTGGCATGCTGGACTCTAGCCATTCTAAGTGGGCTGGTGCCCCTGATGGGTTGGCATAAGCCTTTCCCTCTAAGTGGTGAGTGCCTCTTTGAGGACTTAATTGCAAACACTTATATGGTCTACTTTATCTTCTTGGGATGCATGCTCGTCCCATTATCTATCATGTTCTTTCTCTATGGACGCATTTTCATGGAAGTTAAGCATCAAATCCGGAGGATTGCCAAATGGGAAGTAGACATCAGCAGGGAAAAGAAGCGCCAGATGATTATACGGAAAGAAGTACAGACAGCCACTTCACTCTTTATTGTCCTTTTCTGCTTTGCTTTCTGCTGGCTTCCTATTAACATTTTAAACTTAATCTTTTTCTTTTGGCCCAGCTATCAGATCCCAAGCCAAGTTACATTGACTGCTGTTATCTTCTCCCATGCCAACTCTGCCTTCAACCCTGTGTTGTATGTGTTTCGGATGAGATTCTTCTGGGAAGCTTTTCAGTCTGTGTTCTCCTGCTTATATTTCCCTACAACCATTAGCAGATTCTCTAACTCGAACTTGACCCCATCCCAGGAAATAAGTGATCAAAGGTTAGAAATCAGGACTATGTCCTTGCCAGGAAAGTGA